One genomic segment of [Phormidium] sp. ETS-05 includes these proteins:
- a CDS encoding nitrilase-related carbon-nitrogen hydrolase, protein MLSHPSIPQLWDKARWAIAPLVSAVLFAACFPPYNCWPLAFIAFVPLLLATLTAKNSLEARAIGLIFGSIFYTFTLRWLWQIFPWFCLLLWAVLALFPALFTWTIYLAKKRWGTAAALIAAPCFWVGIEYFRSELWLLKFAWLTPGFSQTANLPLLQTASLIGVYGISALILIINSSLCWLILKNQQKTPSQTGQPALISLACLMTLYLWGAMQLQHLTPGKIPVGAIQTETSSLVENTQLSQQIPNQPQLIVWPEYSLFEFIDEDTETFKKLSELAAKLNTHLIVSAKEKVPQHPDKFYNTALLLAPNGQKIGSYYKNNPVQYFDDGIPGKKFPVFSTAIGKIGIAICYDMDFSHVLRNLVKNGAEILAIPTYDAMWWTPLQHLQHSAMAPARAIEHRRWIVRPTSSGISQIIDPYGRIQTSLPVGETGIISGLIDRRTDITLYNIMGYRIPQASLFLVIMYLGIELLMAIKFRLPGVRNRVSIK, encoded by the coding sequence ATGCTCAGCCACCCTTCTATCCCCCAACTCTGGGATAAAGCACGATGGGCGATCGCGCCTCTGGTGAGTGCGGTCCTCTTCGCCGCCTGCTTTCCCCCCTACAATTGCTGGCCCCTAGCATTCATCGCCTTTGTCCCCCTGCTCCTCGCCACCCTCACCGCCAAAAACTCCCTCGAAGCCCGGGCGATCGGCCTCATCTTCGGCAGCATATTTTACACCTTCACCCTCCGCTGGTTGTGGCAAATCTTCCCCTGGTTTTGCCTGCTCCTCTGGGCCGTACTCGCCCTATTTCCCGCCCTATTTACCTGGACAATATACTTAGCAAAAAAACGCTGGGGCACCGCCGCCGCCCTCATCGCCGCCCCCTGTTTCTGGGTAGGTATAGAATACTTTCGCTCAGAACTGTGGCTGCTCAAATTCGCCTGGTTAACCCCCGGATTTTCCCAAACCGCCAACCTGCCCCTATTACAAACAGCATCATTAATCGGAGTTTACGGCATTTCCGCCCTCATCCTCATCATTAACAGCAGTTTGTGTTGGCTAATATTAAAAAACCAGCAAAAAACCCCATCCCAAACCGGGCAACCCGCCCTCATCAGTCTCGCTTGCCTAATGACATTATACCTCTGGGGAGCCATGCAGCTACAGCACCTCACTCCCGGCAAAATCCCCGTCGGTGCCATCCAAACCGAAACCAGCAGTTTAGTCGAAAACACCCAACTATCCCAGCAAATCCCTAACCAACCCCAGCTCATCGTCTGGCCAGAATATTCCCTATTTGAATTCATCGATGAAGACACCGAAACCTTTAAAAAATTATCAGAATTAGCCGCCAAACTCAACACCCACCTCATCGTCAGCGCCAAAGAAAAAGTACCACAACATCCCGATAAATTCTACAACACCGCCCTCCTCCTCGCCCCCAACGGCCAAAAAATAGGCAGCTACTACAAAAACAATCCCGTCCAATACTTTGATGACGGCATCCCCGGCAAAAAATTCCCTGTATTTTCCACAGCAATTGGCAAAATCGGCATCGCCATATGTTATGATATGGACTTCTCCCACGTATTAAGAAACCTGGTCAAAAACGGCGCCGAAATCTTAGCCATTCCCACCTACGATGCCATGTGGTGGACACCATTACAGCACCTGCAACACTCAGCAATGGCACCCGCCAGAGCCATAGAACATCGCCGCTGGATAGTCCGACCCACCAGCTCCGGTATCTCGCAAATAATCGACCCATATGGTCGCATTCAAACCAGTTTACCCGTAGGCGAAACCGGCATAATTTCCGGCTTAATTGACCGTCGCACCGACATCACCCTCTATAATATCATGGGCTACCGCATCCCTCAAGCTAGTTTATTTCTTGTCATTATGTACTTAGGCATAGAATTGCTCATGGCCATCAAATTTAGGCTGCCAGGGGTTAGAAACCGGGTTTCTATCAAATAG